One Carya illinoinensis cultivar Pawnee chromosome 5, C.illinoinensisPawnee_v1, whole genome shotgun sequence genomic window, AAGAAAAAGTGTAATCACGAAAGGTATAGTTACGAGTAATTTCAAAACATTCCATCAAACCTGTATATTTATGTTCAGGTATATATTTTAGGCTGCAGTTGATTTTGCAATCTGTTAATTGTCTTGTAATCTAAAGATATTTGACATCTCTCCTTATGACAAATGTTCAGAATTCTTATGTCCTCAATTtcttatccatatatatatatatatatataagttttgagAATATCCCAATATCATGAAATTGACTGTTGCAGGTGGAGGACAAGAATAAAGAAAGATAAGGTACTCCAATGTCCTTGGAGGTTTAATATTAGCCAGATAAAGTGCAAGGaatgcatatttaattaattacatcatCTATGCAGTTAAAGGATCTATTTGCAATGCCCACCACCTAATTAATGCCTTTTCATCCCCAGTAGTTTGGGGAATAATGGGAATTTTGAGTCTCAACCATGGATCTAATAGTCTTTAAGAACCACGAACCAGAATCATGCCATTGGGCCAGAAGGCCATTGACGCACTTTttacaataatttcaaaaattatcaaataaataatctttAGAACTTTAGGCCCGATTTGGATACTCTCATCTTATCTtttcttaatattcaaatatcaTAAACACgttatcaattttaaattttcatctaatcattataattttttaaaatttttaaacgagacataaaaaataattcaattatttcaaaacaaaaataatattaaaaaattatattctaacaatattttaattttataatatttatattctattttttctccttttttcaaaatcacataaattaactcaaattattttattaattattattcataaattatttcaatactatttataagttatctcatctcactataaAAACATGCCTAAAGTTGAGATCAATCCactactttttaatattttaataatattatttaatactttattattaaatttcatttactttctactatataatattttataattattttttttactacttTTCATGAATTTTCTTTGATGATCTGACTTCTTAAAAGTACCATAAatctaaggaaaaaaaaaagagatgctTTTAATTTATGGAGGCCCCAAATAAAGGGACCCATGTGCTTGTACAGATAATACCGTGTCATAACAATGACTTTGATGGAGGTTTTCATATGGTAAAGGTTTTCATATAATGACGAATGACTAATCAAAACAGTCCAAATCCAGTCTCGCTGCTACTTGCCACATCAATCAACCATTTTATTCaaccttccttttttttaattttaccaaATCTATATTTATAGTAAGTATggttattcacttttttacctTGTCCTCTTGAATAAGTAACGCATATATGCCTTAAATTTTGACCTCCTATACAATATGATTACCCAACTTTTAGATGAATTTACACCCATAATCCAAGACGTTGTTTGCTTTTAGCCCATCCGGGTTTTGACCCAATTCTAGCTCACATGAAACCATTATGCAATGCAATCAGACATTGAATGGCTGAAATATAAGATTGGGTACTAATCATATCAAAGCCAATCAAAACTTGGCACAAAAGATCATAAATTGTGAATacaaatcgagagagagagatccaccCTTTATTATATAAGCActaaaaaagagagaatttaCAGAGCGGTTAAAAAAGAAGCCCAGCTAAACGGGTTCTTCAAAAACAGGAacgcaaaataaataaaaataaagtgccACGTTCAAAACTGCCACCGACcctcaaaaataataaaagcaaGAGGTTAAAActgtaaattttaaaagaaaaaaaaccaccGAGGGTTGGGATGACGACCATCGTGATCCTTCGCTGTGCATAATCACCGCACGGAGAACCACGCGAGGAGGTCTCCACCAACGCGCCGGTCGGTGAGTGGCACGCGCTCATCACATACCTGCGGCGACCGACAAATAGGGCATGTGAACTTGAGGTGGTTGAGCCAGCCATCGAAGCACTCCTTGTGGAAGACGTGGAGGCACGCTAGCCGTCGCACCTGGTCCCCATCCCTCAACGCGGAGAGGCACACGACGCAATCGGGCCGACCGACGAGGTCCGGGTCCTCCCCACCGACGTATTGGTAGGAAAACACCCGGTTGAGGTTTAGCTGATCGGCCAAGACGATTAGGCCGGCGAGGCCCGACCCAACGGCGGCCACGAAACCATCGTCTACGGCGCTGTCTGCGTTGAATCGGGAGAGACCGAGAGAGTGGAATAGGCCGGAGACGACAGAGCGGAGGTAGCTGACGCACTTGGCGAAGAGAGCCAGAAGTAGAAGTGGGATCGAATCCGATGACACGTCGTTCAGCTGGCTCTGCAATCCCATCTCACTAATTTTCCACTTATTTAtagttaattttctttttagctttTGGAGGATAGAAGAGAGAGCGTAGAGACAGAAGGACGAGATGTGCAGGAGGGGAAAGGTTGTTTGGGGATTAtatataagagagagagagagagagagagagagagagagagaagaaacatGAAATGAGAAATGAGATGGGTCTGGGGTGCGTGAGGTGACAGAGGTGTGGACCCTGGGGTTTACGTGGGGATAGGGAAGAGGGTACAGGTACTGTGAATGATGGATGGAGCATCTAATAATAATACAGAGCCGAACAGTGCGAGAGTTTCTGTTTGGGTTCCGATTGAGGCCTCAGGCCATGTGTGCTGGGGTCCGGCAgtccttttctctttcttcgtTTCGTTTCTACTGctcctttattttttagaatagaatttattcttgcaatgcatatttattattttaattacaataaataaaagttaatatataaataaaaattaatctgtaaaaattttatataaataatataataatttcttataattaataaacGAGTAAAGTGGGAATATCAACATAGGAAATGTGACCACACGGTTCTGTACGTAGACTTGGACCATTTTGCTAAATTACATGTCATTTTGTTAACATTAGGAGGATCGGTCGATGGACATTTTGTAATCTTCTTGGGATGAAGATGAAAAGGACAATTAACCATTTCTCCTTATACTAAGGCCTAAGGGAGAGGGACCATTGCCATGTGGTTTAAAGTTCTTGGATGcgtatgaaaacaaaaaacaaaagaaactaaaGAGATGACAATGATTTACGATAGAATATTAATGtgtttcacaaaaaaaaaaaaaaaaaaaaaacagaggtgATGTTAATGGGTAAAGTTTGTGAGTTTTGTAAAAAGAGAGCTCTATCGTCTGTGAATTTTCACCCTTTGATATAGTCATGAATAACTACTATTTTTTAGGTTAAAAACCCAATCACGattggaataaataaaattat contains:
- the LOC122308841 gene encoding E3 ubiquitin-protein ligase RHA2A, producing the protein MGLQSQLNDVSSDSIPLLLLALFAKCVSYLRSVVSGLFHSLGLSRFNADSAVDDGFVAAVGSGLAGLIVLADQLNLNRVFSYQYVGGEDPDLVGRPDCVVCLSALRDGDQVRRLACLHVFHKECFDGWLNHLKFTCPICRSPQVCDERVPLTDRRVGGDLLAWFSVR